The genomic stretch GAGACCACCCAATCTAAGTATCGTGCAAAGTAAATCGTTTTCTCTGGTCTTTCTAATAGCCCCTGACCTAATGCAATGGATAAATAAGCGACTCCAGACCATCCTGTAATGACGATAGCGATCACATATTCATACAAAGGTACGCCCTTTGGTTTTCGACTTAGGAAATAAAAATAAATGGCGCTTGAGATCATCACGGTAAAATAAAAAATATGTAACGATGTATCGATTGAATTCATGTTTCACCTCACTAGCAAGTTGTGTTATCCAGTATTGACATTGCAAAAGGATTTATTCAGATTAGTAGAGGCGCCCGTTGTGGCAATGTAAGGCAAACAGCTAGACGAATCAGTAAGAACCTTTTAAAATGTGGGTAATGAACGGGAAAGGAGTTTCCGTATGAATTTTGTGGCATTAGATTTTGAAACAGCAAATTCTTCACGAGGAAGCGTTTGCTCGATTGGTCTTGTTGAATATGAAGGTGGTCAGCTGATTCGAGAATATTATCGTTTAGTGAAGCCGAAGCAAAATGTTTTCTCTGGCATCAATATTAGCATTCACGGGATTACAGAAGAAGATGTTGAAGATGCACCTGAATTTGATGTTCTGTGGCGAGAGGAAATTCGTGAGTTAGTGGAGGGGAAATTCCTCATTGCTCATAATGCGCAATTTGATATGAGCGTGCTACGTGCTGTTCTTGATCAATATGGACTCCCATATCCAATGCTTGCGTATAACTGTACTGTGAATCTATCAAAAAAAACATGGACATTACCTAAGTATAAATTAAATGTTGTTTCCGATTATCTTGGGATTCAACTCGACCATCACCATGCGCTAGATGATGCAAGAGCTTCTGCGCAGATTTTCTTAAAAGTGGCAGAGACGTTAGATACGGCAGATATCAATGAACTTATCGCAAGAACTGGTACAGCAAACGGCGTTTTATTTGATAGCGGCTATGAACCTGCCAAATTAAATAAGAAAAACTCAAAAAACACAAAGAAAACCCCTGCACCACGTTGAATTTTGGTGAGGGGTTTTTCGTGCATCTTTTTAAAAGAAATGAATCAGGAAAGAGAGTGTATCCAGTTCACGTGCTAAATCAATTTGTTGAAGGTGAACGTTTGCTGGGAGCTTAAGGTAGGCAGATGAAAAATTCATGATACCAAGTATTCCGGTTTCAGATAGCTTTTCAGAAACCATTTGCGCTGAAGCGGCGGGAATAGCTAGAATGGCTACCGTTACACTAGCGGTTAAACGTTCATTCATTTCATCGATATGATAGACCGGTACACCTGCAATGGTTTTGCCAACAACTTTTGGGTTATTATCAAACGCCATTTTAATTTTAGGAGACGATTTTCGTAAGTGATTATAGTGAAGAAGCGCTGTGCCCAGCCGGCCTGCGCCAATTAGAGCTGCTTCAGGCTCAGTCTTCTCGTTTACAATCAAGTGAAGGTGATTCACAAGTTTTTTAACTTCGTACGCTGCCCCTTTTCGGCCTGGGGCTTTTATCTTAGAAAAATCTCTCCTCACAAGATCTGATTTAAAATTAAGCGCATGACCAATCTCAACAGAGGAGATCGATTTTTGACCTGATTTCTTTACGCTCTTTAAATAAGAAAGGTAGAGAGGGAGACGCTTTATGGTTGCATTTGGAAGTTTATTCTCTTCCTTTTTCATACGATTACCTCCGTCAAACTATATCCGCTTTCTTCTCTATTATAATCTTAATCTAGCAAAGTGCAATTTGGAAAATAATCCAAAAGAACTAGTGAGGAGATAGGCTCCTGTAAAATCCCCAAACGATGGAATTCATATAGAGTCAACAGAAAAAGAACCGGTCATTAGGCCGGTTCTTTCAAACGGTTATTGATTTAAATCTTTTTTGCATAAATACCAATCAATACATTCAAGACCTTCTTCGTTCTCCCTCTTTTTCATATCTTCCTGTGTTTTAGGAGGAGAAACAAGCACCTGATCCCCTGGTTCCCAATTGGCCGGTGTCGGAGCACCGTGCTCATCCGTTGTTTTTAACGCCTTTACTAATCTCATAATTTCATGCATGTTGCGACCGGTCGTAAGAGGATAGTAGATGACAGCTCGGACAACTTGTTTATCATCAACTACGAAGACTGCACGACTCGTTTCCGTTTGACTTTCTTCCGGCATGATCATGCCGTAGCGTGTCGCCACTTTTCGATCGAGATCAGCAATAACCGGAAATTCAATTTCGGTATCAAAATTCTTCTCAATGTTTCGAACCCATGCTAAATGGGATGAAACGCTATCGACACTAAGGCCGATTAACTCAACATCAAGCTTTCGTAACTCTGGATAAATTTCCTGAAAAGCCACAAATTCTGTCGTACATACCGGCGTGAAGTCAGCGGGATGCGAAAACAACACAAACCATTTTCCTTTGTAATCATCGAGTGAAAGTTGACCGTGTGTCGTGTTGGCAGTAAAGTCAGGGGCTGGTGACCCGATTCGTGGTAGCTGATAAGCTGTTTCTGTTTGTTGTTCTGACATAGTGAAACATCCTCCTTCTATTCGAATCTATGGTTGGTTTTCCCTCCTATTTTTTAACTAAACTGTCTTTTTTGTGAACGAATATTGTCGAGATACCTTATGAAAAAGATAGAAAATGATAGAATGAAAGAGAGGAAAAGAATTCCTAAGATAGGAGAGAGGAGAAATCGTATGCAAATTGAATTTCTTGGTACCGGTGGGGCCATGGCGATCCCCCGGCCACTATGTCAGTGCGCAGTTTGCGTAGAAGCGAGAGCGAAAGGTGTCCCTTACAGTCGATCGGGTCCTAGTGTTTTTGTTCACGGTCCTAACGTATTAATTGATACGCCTGAAGATAGCTATATGCAGTTAAATCGCTCGCAGATTTCGAGGATAGACGGCGTATTTTATTCGCATTGGCACCCTGATCATGTTATGGGGAGGCGGGTGCTAGAATCAGTAAATGCGGATTGGGTCAACCATCCCCCAGAAGGAACAACAACGGACGTTTATTTGCCGGAGCAAGTGGCGATTGACTTTCAAACAAGATTAGGTAGTGGTGAACATCTTGCTTTTTTTGATCAACAAAAATACATAGCGCTTCATAAGCTGAACGATGGGGAGAAAGTAACCATTAATGGCGTATCAATTACGCCGTTTCGCTTATCTGAGGATTATGTTTATGCGTTCCTGTTTGAAGGGGAAGGCAAACGGATATTGATTGCTCCGGATGAACTTTATGGTTGGGAGCCAGAGGAGCTTGGTGAATTGGATGTAGCGGTATTACCGACTGGCATCTGCGAATTTCACCCCTTAACAGGAGAGCGACAAATCAGTGAAGATCATCCTGTATTGAAAGAAGAAGCAACATTTCGTCAAACGCTGGCTATTATTGAGAAGTTACAGGCAAAAGAAGTGTATTTAACACACTTGGAAGAACCTGATCAATTGAGCTATGACGATCTCAAAAAAGTGGAAGAAACGCTTCCGCATGATAAAACCATTTTATTTGCGTATGATACCTTAACAATTAGTCTATAGGAAGACACGGTTTAAAAATCCGTTCTTTAGGGAACCATTTTTTTAGATATAGAAACGAGGTGAGCGTATGGAACTGTCATTTGGGCTTATTCTTAATATTGTCATAGCAATTTATTTATTTGTGGATGCAAAAAAACGGGATAAAAGCTCTTTTTTCTGGGCGATTATCGGGTTGATTTTTGGACCAATCGTTCTTGGGATCTACTTTATTCAAACAGGTAGAAAAGGCATTGGTTGGCTTATTATCATTCTTGCCCTTATTTGGTTTATTATTGCCATTGTGCTAGGTATATTGGCGGGGATCATTGGTCTCTTATTTTAGGATTAAACCTGAAGCATATGCTTCAGGTTTTTCTATGGGTTTAAGACTTGATGGAATGTGGAAGAGTATTGAGATACTATTAAAACAAATGAGCGCTTGAGGTGAATGTGTCAAATTGACGAATGAAGGGATCTCACATTCATAGATAAGTAATGACTCAAGGGGGAAGCAATGGATGAAGAAGCAAAAGTGATAGATTGGATCACTTCCGAAGTCGAAGTAGAATCATGCACCATGCAAGATTATCCGGTGTACCATTCGGGTAAACGAGTCATCGATCGAAGCGGAGATTATCTTATTGTCTACTTTCATCCGTTGCTTGAAAAAGTGGTTTATACGTTTAAAGGGATTGAAGATTGTTTTTTTATTGCTCATCGTTAAGCAATTTTGAAATAGGTAAATCGAATTAATATAAAAAAGAGGAGCGCAGTTGCGCTCCTCTTTGGTGTTTATTTGACGAGGTGGATATTTGCTTCAATGTCTTCTGGTGTAATAAGCGAAAGTTGATTTAAAAGCGCAATTTGAAAGTCGCCTGGCCGATTTTCAATATGATCGGCGGCTTTGTCACTTGCAACACCATAAAACGCAAGTACGCCGTATACAGCTAGCATCGGATCTGACTCAACAGCCGCAAACGCACCGAGAAGAGAGGAGAGAAGGCAGCCAGTACCGGTTACCTTCGTTAAGATCGGGTGGCCGTTACCAAGTTTGAGTGTCGTTTCGCCATCTGAAACAATGTCGATCGCCCCTGTGACGATGACCGTACATCCAAACATTTTTGCGGCTTTCCTTGCTAGCATTTCGCTATTTCCTTCTCCTTCTGCAGCATCAACGCCTTTAATTGACCACTTTTTTCCTGAAATATTTGCAATTTCAGCTCCATTTCCTCTTAGAAATTGCACGTCAACTTCTTTAAGAATATGTCGAGCTGTTGATGTTCGATATGGAGTGGCCCCTGCTCCGACCGGGTCGAGAATAACAGGGATGTTCATTTCATTCGCTGCTTTTCCAGCGATGACCATTGCTTCCACCAGTTCTTTTGTTAACGTGCCGATATTTAAAACAAGAGCTCCAGAAATCTTGGCCATATCAGCGACTTCTTCTTTCGCATAAGCCATAACAGGGCTTGCTCCTGCAGCGAGTAAACCGTTCGCTGTAAAATTGGTTACGACGGTATTCGTTATATTATGAACGAGAGGGGATGCCTCCCTTACTTTTGTAATGAGGTGAGCTGCCTGAGATTTCTCCACGGTTAACATCCTTTCTTGCTTGTTATTTCTAATGGTTTTTCCCTTTTTTTATTGTAACAATAAGGCGTGTTCGTGAAAATAAAAAGTAAGGAGTTCCTTTTCCTTTATTAAGGTCTTGAGTAACGATTCCAAAAACGTAAGATCCATGAAAACGGAAATGGTAATCGGTACCCAGCTTTTTCAAGTTGTTTTAGAAGGTTTATAAACGCGCCGCCAACGCGGCGCTGCTGT from Bacillus sp. Cs-700 encodes the following:
- the thiM gene encoding hydroxyethylthiazole kinase, which codes for MLTVEKSQAAHLITKVREASPLVHNITNTVVTNFTANGLLAAGASPVMAYAKEEVADMAKISGALVLNIGTLTKELVEAMVIAGKAANEMNIPVILDPVGAGATPYRTSTARHILKEVDVQFLRGNGAEIANISGKKWSIKGVDAAEGEGNSEMLARKAAKMFGCTVIVTGAIDIVSDGETTLKLGNGHPILTKVTGTGCLLSSLLGAFAAVESDPMLAVYGVLAFYGVASDKAADHIENRPGDFQIALLNQLSLITPEDIEANIHLVK
- a CDS encoding redox-sensing transcriptional repressor Rex, translating into MKKEENKLPNATIKRLPLYLSYLKSVKKSGQKSISSVEIGHALNFKSDLVRRDFSKIKAPGRKGAAYEVKKLVNHLHLIVNEKTEPEAALIGAGRLGTALLHYNHLRKSSPKIKMAFDNNPKVVGKTIAGVPVYHIDEMNERLTASVTVAILAIPAASAQMVSEKLSETGILGIMNFSSAYLKLPANVHLQQIDLARELDTLSFLIHFF
- a CDS encoding 3'-5' exonuclease, which produces MNFVALDFETANSSRGSVCSIGLVEYEGGQLIREYYRLVKPKQNVFSGINISIHGITEEDVEDAPEFDVLWREEIRELVEGKFLIAHNAQFDMSVLRAVLDQYGLPYPMLAYNCTVNLSKKTWTLPKYKLNVVSDYLGIQLDHHHALDDARASAQIFLKVAETLDTADINELIARTGTANGVLFDSGYEPAKLNKKNSKNTKKTPAPR
- a CDS encoding peroxiredoxin, producing MSEQQTETAYQLPRIGSPAPDFTANTTHGQLSLDDYKGKWFVLFSHPADFTPVCTTEFVAFQEIYPELRKLDVELIGLSVDSVSSHLAWVRNIEKNFDTEIEFPVIADLDRKVATRYGMIMPEESQTETSRAVFVVDDKQVVRAVIYYPLTTGRNMHEIMRLVKALKTTDEHGAPTPANWEPGDQVLVSPPKTQEDMKKRENEEGLECIDWYLCKKDLNQ
- a CDS encoding MBL fold metallo-hydrolase, which encodes MQIEFLGTGGAMAIPRPLCQCAVCVEARAKGVPYSRSGPSVFVHGPNVLIDTPEDSYMQLNRSQISRIDGVFYSHWHPDHVMGRRVLESVNADWVNHPPEGTTTDVYLPEQVAIDFQTRLGSGEHLAFFDQQKYIALHKLNDGEKVTINGVSITPFRLSEDYVYAFLFEGEGKRILIAPDELYGWEPEELGELDVAVLPTGICEFHPLTGERQISEDHPVLKEEATFRQTLAIIEKLQAKEVYLTHLEEPDQLSYDDLKKVEETLPHDKTILFAYDTLTISL